The Nitrospira sp. genome window below encodes:
- a CDS encoding isoprenyl transferase translates to MAHQPSSNLDRLSESELTAKLELDLLPKHVAVIMDGNGRWAELRGLPRIAGHREGINSVREMITLCLELGIRALTIYAFSQENWNRPTHEISALMGLLEHYLSTERASLIEQGVRFRAIGRHDLLPQSAQHWVRTTEKETAHLDKMTLTVALSYGGRAEIVDAVKALIGDVQTGTLQPNQIDETTFKEYLSTHPLPDPDLLIRTSGETRISNFLLWQVAYTELCFSPTLWPDFRRREFLLALIEYQKRERRFGRVLSTVSS, encoded by the coding sequence ATGGCACATCAGCCATCTTCAAACCTTGATCGCCTTTCAGAAAGCGAACTAACCGCGAAATTGGAGCTGGATCTGCTCCCGAAACATGTCGCGGTCATTATGGACGGCAACGGTCGCTGGGCTGAACTGCGTGGTCTTCCTCGGATCGCTGGCCATCGTGAAGGCATCAATTCCGTCAGAGAAATGATCACCTTGTGTCTGGAGTTGGGCATTCGGGCTCTGACGATCTACGCGTTTTCCCAGGAGAACTGGAATCGTCCAACTCACGAAATCAGCGCCCTCATGGGGCTCCTGGAGCATTACCTCTCCACGGAACGGGCGAGTTTGATCGAGCAAGGGGTTCGCTTCCGCGCCATCGGACGCCACGATCTCCTCCCGCAATCCGCCCAACACTGGGTTCGTACCACCGAGAAAGAAACCGCTCATCTCGATAAAATGACCCTGACCGTCGCGTTGAGCTACGGCGGACGAGCAGAGATCGTCGATGCCGTAAAAGCGCTGATCGGCGATGTCCAAACAGGCACCCTACAGCCGAACCAAATCGATGAAACCACGTTTAAAGAGTACCTCTCCACCCATCCGCTTCCTGACCCAGACCTTCTGATTCGGACGAGTGGAGAAACCAGGATCAGCAATTTTCTGCTGTGGCAGGTAGCCTACACCGAGCTGTGCTTCAGCCCGACGCTATGGCCTGATTTTCGACGGCGCGAGTTCCTCCTAG